The window TTGAGCGCGAGCGCGCCCGCGGTCTGGAACGCCATGTCGGAGGAGTCGACGCTGTGGGCCTTGCCGTCGTGCAGCGTCACGCGGATGTCCTGCACGGGGTATCCGGCGATGACGCCGCGCTCCATCTGGGTGCGCACACCCTTCTCCACCGACGGGATGAACTGCCGGGGGACCGCGCCGCCGACGACCTTGTCGACGAACTCGAACCCCGAGCCCGAGGGCAGCGGCTCCACGGTGATGTCGCAGACCGCGTACTGGCCGTGGCCGCCGGACTGCTTGACGTGCCGGCCGTGGCCCTCGCCGGTGGACGCGAAGGTCTCTCGCAGCGACACCTTCAGCGGGACGCTGTCGACGGCGACGCCGTAGCGGTTCGTCAGACGGTCCATCAGAACGTCGAGGTGCGCCTCGCCCATGCACCACAGGACGAGCTGGTGGGTGTCGGTGTTGTGCTCCAGCCGCAACGTCGGGTCCTCGGCCAGCAACCGGTTCAGGCCCTGGGAGAGCTTGTCCTCGTCGGCCTTCGACTTCGCGACGACCGCGACGGGCAGCAGCGGCTCCGGCATGGTCCACGGCTGCATCAGCAGCGGCGCGTCCTTGCTGGAGAGGGTGTCGCCGGTCTCGGCCTTCGTCAGCTTCGCGACCGCGACGACGTCGCCGGCCACCGCGGACTGGATCGCGCGCTGGGTCTTGCCCAGCGGGCACGTGAGGGCGCCGATCTTCTCGTCGATGTCGTGGTCGTCGTGGCCACGGTCGGCCAGGAAGTGCCCCGACACGTGGACGGTCTGGTCGGCGTGGATCGTGCCGGAGAAGATGCGCACCAGCGAGATCTTTCCGACGTAGGGGTCCGACGTCGTCTTCACGACCTCCGCCACCAGCGGCCCGTCCGGATCGCAGGTGAGCGCCGGGCCGGGCTGCCCGTCGATCGTGGTCACCGCGGGCACGGGGTGCTCGAGCGGGGACGGGAACGCCTGGGTCATGATCTCGAGCAGCTCGGTCATCCCGACGCCGTTCATCGGGTTCACCGGCAGCACCGGGTAGAAGGAACCGCGCGCGACCGCGGTCTCGAGGTCGTCGATGAACACCTTGAGGTCGATCTCCTCGCCGCCGAGGTAACGGTCCATCAGGGTCTCGTCCTCGCTCTCGGCGATGATCCCCTCGATGAACGTGTTGCGGGCGTCCTCGATCTCCATCCGAAGCTCCTCGGACGCCTTCGACTCACTCCGCGACCCCGAGGAGTAGTCGTAGACGCACTGCGAGAGCAGGCCGACGAGACCGGTCTGGACGCCGTCGGCGCCGAGCTGCGGCAGGTACGCCGGCAGGACGTTGTCGCCGAACGCGTCCTGGCACATGGCGATGACGCCGTCGAAGTCCGTGCGCCCGTTGTCGAGCTTGGTGACGACCACCGCCCGCGGCATGCCCACGGCGGCGCACTCGTCCCAGAGCATCTTCGTGGTGCCGTCGATGTCCTCGGCCGCGGAGATGATGAACAGGGCCGCGTCGGCCGCCCGGAGACCCGCACGCAGGTCGCCGACGTAGTCGGCGTACCCGGGGGTGTCGAGCAGGTTGACCTTGATGGGCCCGTCGGGTTCGGAGACCACGATCGGTTCGAGCGAGAGGTTGACCGAGCGCTGCTGCCGGATCTCGGCCTCGTCGAAGTCGCTGACGGTGGTGCCGTCCTCGACCCGGCCGAGCCGGGTCAGATTGCCAGTTGCCAGGAGCAGGGATTCCACGAGCGTCGTCTTGCCGGCTCCCGTGTGGCCGACCAGCACCACGTTGCGGATGCGTCCCGGCTGGTCGGCCTCCGGTGCCCTGCCGGCGTTCGGAGTGTTGGACTTGTCGGCCATGCGCCACCTCCTCGTGACCCAGGGGGCGCGCAGTCCTTCCGCAAGTCGCTCTCGGGGCAGTTTCCGGTCCGGATCACGCGCCCGTGCGTCCTGGCAGCTTCCTCCGAGTCCGGCGGCGGGACAAGGGGGACCCGTGGGATTTCCGGGCGGTCCGCGTGGCCCGCGGGGCGGCCCGGGGTCCGCTGACTAGCATTGCCTGCGGCAGCGGAGGACCGGGAGAACGATGCTCAACAAGTACGCGCGAGCGTTGTTCGGCCGAATTTTCACGCCGATCGCGCGCGGTCTGGTGCGCCTCGGCGTGAGCCCCGACGTGGTGACCATCGTCGGTACGCTCGGCGTGATGGCCGGTGCCCTCCTCCTGTTCCCCCGGGGAGAGTTCTTCTGGGGGACGATGGTGATCACCGCCTTCGTCTTCTCGGACATTCTCGACGGGCTCATGGCCCGGATGACCGACCGTTCGTCCACCTGGGGCGCGTACCTGGACTCGACGCTCGACCGGTTCGGCGACGCCGCGGTCTTCGGCGGCCTGGCGATGTGGTTCGCCGGTGGCGGGGACAACGACCTGCTCTGCGCGCTGTGCCTGTACAACCTGGCCGCCGGATCGGTTGTCTCCTACGCCAAGGCCCGGGCCGAGGGCCTCGGGATGACGGCGAACGTCGGCATCGCCGAGCGCTCGGACCGGCTCGTGCTGATCCTCGTCGCCACCGGCTTCCAGGGCGTCGGCGTGCCGGGCGTCCAGCGGGCGGCGCTGATCATCCTCGCCGTCGCCAGCACGATCACGTTGTTCCAGCGCATGCTGATGGTCCGCAAGCAGGCCCTGGCCGGGGCGGCGAACGCCTCGGCCCCGCTGGCGACCGACCCGGGCCCCGCGTGACCGGGCTGGCGCAACGTGTCGGCGCCGCGGCCTACCTGACGGGATGGCGGGTCGTGCGCCACCTGCCCGAGCCGGTGGTCCGTGCGGGCTTCCGTCGTGCGGCCGACGTCGCGTGGCGGCGCCGCGGCCGCGGCGTGGTGCAGCTGGAGCGCAACCTGGCCCGCGTGCTCGGCGTCGCGCCGGAGACACCGGCCGTGCGTGAGCTGTCCCGGGACGCGATGCGCTCGTACCTGCGCTACTGGTCCGAGGTCTTCCGCATGCCGTCGTGGGACGCCGACGAGGTCCTGCGCCGCATCCGGGTCGAGGGCGAGGAAAGCCTGCGTGCGGAGCTGGACCTCGGCGTCGGGGTCGTGCTCGCCCTCCCGCACTGCGCGAACTGGGACCACGCCGGCGCCTGGGTCGTCGGTGCGGGCATGCCGTTCACCACGGTCGCCGAGCGGCTGAATCCGCCTCAGCTCTACGACGCCTTCGTCGCCTACCGGCAGAACCTCGGCATGGAGGTCCTCCCGCTCGACAAGAACTCCGGCGTCGAGGCGTTCGCGACCCTCGCCCGCCGACTGCGGGACGGCAAGCTCGTCGCGCTGGTCGCGGACCGCGACCTGACCGAATCGGGCATCGAGGTCGAGTTCTTCGGCCACACCGCGCGGATGCCCGGCGGCCCGGCGGCGCTCTCGGTCAGCACCGGCGCGGGCCTGGTCCCCGTGACCCAGTGGTACGACGGCAAGGTCATGCACCTGCGGATCCACCCCAAGATCCACCAGCCCACGCACGGCCGCCGGCCGGAGCGCGTCGCCGCGATGACCCAGTCGCTCGCGGGTGTCTTCGAGGCCGCGATCCGCGCCCACCCCGCCGACTGGCACATGCTGCAACGCCTGTGGGTCGACGATCTGAGGCTGCGTCATCACGCGGCGACTCCGCGCCGCCAGCACGCCGCCTCCGGCCGGGAGAGGCCCGCCTGATGCGCGTCGGCCTGGTCTGCCCCTACGCCTGGGAGGTCCCGGGCGGGGTGCAGGCGCACGTCCGCGACCTCGCCGAGGCCCTGCTCGGGCTGGGTCACGAGGTGTCGGTACTCGCCCCTGCCGACATCCCCGAACCGGGGGAGCCCTCGGACCTCCCGCCGTATCTCGTCCCGACCGGCCGGGCGATCCCGGTGCCCTACAACGGCTCCATCGCCCGGGTGGCGTTCGGCCCGGTCACCAAGGCGCGGGTCCGGCGCTGGGTCCGCGACGGCGGGTTCGACGTCCTGCACGTCCACGAGCCGGCCGTGCCGAGCATCTCCGCGCTGGCCTGCTGGGGCGCGAGCGGCCCGATCGTGGCGACCTTCCACATGAGCAACGGCCGCTCCCGCGCGATGGCCGCCGCCCACGGCGTGCTCCAGCCGACGCTGGAGAAGATCTCGGCCCGCATCGCCGTCTCCGAGCCGGCCCGGCAGACCCTCGTCGAGCACCTCGGCGGCGACCCCGTGCTGATTCCCAACGGCGTGGCCCTCGCCCGCTTCGCCCGCGCCGAGCCGATGCCCGGCTGGCCGGGCGAGGGCGGCGCGATCGGCTTCCTCGGCCGCTTCGACGAGCCGCGCAAGGGCTTCGACATCCTCGTGGCGGCGATGGAACAGTTGGTGGTCTCCCGGCCCGGTCTGCGGCTGCTGGTCGCCGGCCCCGGCGACGCCGACGCGGCGCTCGCGGCGATGTCCCCGGCGGTCCGCGAGCGGGTCACGATGCTCGGCCTGGTCGACGAGCCCGCGAAGGAGCGCATGCTGCGCTCGGTGGACCTCTACGTCGCTCCGAACACCGGCGGCGAGAGCTTCGGCATCATCCTCACCGAGGCGATGTCGGCCGGGACGCCGGTCGTCGCCAGCGACATCGACGCCTTCCGCCGGGTCCTGGAGGACGGCACCTGCGGCGCGCTGTTCCCGGTCGGGGACGCCGACGCCCTGGCCGCGACGCTGGCCGACCTCCTCGACGACCCCGCGCGCCGGGCCGTGATCGCCGGCGAGGCCTCCCGCACCGTGGCGCGCTACGACTGGGCCCAGGTCGCGGCGGACGTCGTCGCCGTCTACGAGACGGTCACCGCGGGGACGACCGGCGTCGTCGAGGACACCCGGACCCAGCGCCTCGCGCGCCTGGTCGGGCTCTCCACCAGCTGACGCGGGGGAGCCGTGCACCCCGACGTCCTGTGGTTCGTCCTGGCCCTCGTCCTGGCCGGGGTCTACCTGAGCTGGACCGCGGGCCGGCTCGACCGCCTGCACGCCCGCGGGGACGCCTCCCGCGCCGCCCTCGACGCCCAGCTCGTCCGCCGGTCGGCGGTCGCGATGGAACTGGCCACCTCCGGCCTGCTCGACCCCGCCTCCGCGCTGCTCATCGCCGACGCCGCCCACGCCGCCCGGCAGGCCGAGGGCGAGGACCGGCCCCCGGCCGAGAGCGACCTCTCGCGCGCCCTGCGGGCGGCCCTCGACCAGCCGCAGCAGTTCGAGGAGCTCACCAGCACCGCCGACGGCCGCCAGCTCGTCGACGAGCTCGAGGCCGCCGCCCGCCGGGTCGGGATGGCGCGGCGGTTCCACAACGACGCCGTCGCCGCGGCCCGGGCGCTGCGGAGTAAGCGCCACGTCCGGTACCTGCGCCTGGCCGGCCACGCGCCGCCGCCGTTGACGTTCGAGTGTGACGACGCCCCGCCGGAGTGCCTCGCGCGCGTGCTCTGACCCGCGGAGCCCCGGGCGCTGCGGTCAGTCCGCGGATCCGCCCGCCGGGACGTCGGACTCGATCGTCGGGACCGGGGTCGGCGTCGGCGGCGGCGGCGGCGGAGGTGCCGGGGTCGGCGTCGGGTCGGCCGGGGGCGGGGGAGCCGGGGTCTCGGGGGCCGGGGTGGGTACCGGCGTGCCCGGCGCGGGCGTGGGCGTCGCCGGGGCGGGTGTCGGCGTCGGCGCGGGGGCCGCGACCGGGCTGCGTGCCTCCGCGTAGACGACGATCGGCTCCAGCAACGGCGCCAGCCACTTCGAGAACGTCTTGGTGATGTGGTTGTCGTCCCGGTAGACGAGCATGTTGCCGACGATCGCCGGGCACTTCTCGCGGGCGCAGATCCAGTCGGTGGTCGGCAGCAGGTCGAACCCGGAGGTCCGCAGGGCGGAGGCGAGCGTGCTCGCCCGCGTCGCGGTCGCCTTGTACCCGGCGTCGCGGGTGTACACGCAGCGGCGGACGTCCTTGAGGTTGTCCGCGACGCATTCCACCGGGTCGTGCGGGGCGGTCGGGTTGTCCCCGAGGACGACGACGAGCGCACCGCTGGCCCGCAGCGCGGTCAGCGTCTCCACGGTGGCCTTGGCCCACTCGGCGTCGTTCTCCTTGACGCCGACGTTGAGGTCCGCCTGGCCGACGACCACGAGCGCCGGGCCGAGCTTGACGATCTCCTCGACGCGTTCCTTCCGCCAGGTCGGGCACTCGGTGTACGCGCGGCGGAGCACGTCGGAGTGCGGGGTGACCGCGGCGACCGGGCAGGCGGACTTCGTGCGCTGCAGCAGCTTCCACCCGCGGGCGGTGGCCAGGTCGTTCAGCGGTGCGAACCACTGGGCGGCATGGGAGTCGCCGAGCAGCACCATCGTGCGCGCGGCCGGGGCGTCGGTCTTGCCGAACGAGCAGTTCGCCGGGTGCGCCACGGTGCGGAAGTCGAGGTGGCAGCCGTTGGCGTAGTCGTTGTCGGCCTCGGCCTTCTCCAGGCGGGGTGTGAGGTTGCTCGGCACCTGCTGGACGCCAAGCCCGGCTTCCAGGGCCGCGGTCACGGTCGTCGCCTGGGACTTCCCGGCGGACGCCGTCACCGGGGCGGCCTCGGCGGGCTCACCGGAGCCGTTCAGCGCGGGCAACGTCGCGGCGAACACGACCGCGGCGAGGGCGGTGGCCGCCGACAGACCGAGCCCCGGCGCGAGCCAGATCGGCTTGCGCAGCGAGAGTTGGCGGATCGGCCGTTCGACCAGCACGAACGAGACCACCGACAGGGCAACGGCGATGACGATTGCCACCAGCGTCCACTGCGTGGTCAGCGGCTTGTCGATGGCCAGCGGCAGGAAGACCAGCACCGGCCAGTGCCACAGGTACAGCGAGTACGAGAGCATGCCGACCCACTGCGCGGGCGGGGTCCCGAGCAGGGCCTCGGCGCCCGCGGCGTGCTGACGCGCGCCGCCGGCGATGACCAGGGCCGCGCCGAGCACCGGCAGCAGCGCCGCGCTGCCCGGGAACTCCGTGCGGTCGTCGAACAGGAACCCGGCGGCGGCGATCATCGCCAGGCCGGCCCAGGAACCCGCGACCGCGGCCGTCCGTGGCACCTTGAGCATGGCCGGGGCGAAGAGGGCGATCAGGCCGCCGATCCCGAACTCCCAGGCCCGGGTGCTCAGCGAGTAGTAGGCGTCGACGGCGTTGTCCGGCGTCATCGTGATCGAGCGCAGCAGCGAGACCGCCACCACCAGGCACAACGCGCCGATCAGCGCCACGCGGCGGTACGCCCGGTTCACCAGCACGAGGGCGAGCACGAGCAGCGGGAGCCCGATGTAGAACTGCTCCTCGATCGACAGCGACCAGTAGTGCGTCAGCGGGGACGCCGCGTTGTCGGAGCGCAGGTAGTCCTCGCCCTCGGCGGCGAGGTGGAAGTTCATGACGTACAGCGCGCTGAAGATCGCGTCCGTGGAGATGTCCTCGGCGTGCAGCGAGTTGCTCCACAGCCGGGCCGCCACCAGCACCGACAGCGTCACCAGCGCGGCCGCCGGCAGCAGCCGCTTCATCCGGCGTACGTAGAACTCGACCAGCTGCACCCGCCCGTGCTTGCGCTGGGACTCGAAGAGCAGGCGGGTGATCAGGAAGCCCGAGATGACGAAGAACACGTCGACGCCGACGAAGCCGCCCGTCATCCACAGCAGATCCGCGTGGTAGCAGAGGACCAGGAGGACGGCGACAGCCCGGAGCCCCTCGATGTCCGGGCGAAAGCTGCGCTCGGACGCGAACACCGGGGCAGGAACCTCTCGTCGGACGGACCGGGACCCGAGCGGACTCCCGAAGATCGACGGTAACCGTGGCCGGGAGCGCCGCCGCAGGGCGTTCAGCATTTCGCGAACGCATTTTTGCCGCTCCTGGACAAGGTGGCCAGACCCACGCTAACCGAAAGCGTTGCCCGTCACGGCGGCCCTGCCCGCCGCGCGGACGTCGGGCCTGATCAGCGCGCCTAGAATGACGCCGATCAGCCGATCAGGGAGCAAGCCCCACCGCGACACGAAGGACCCGCGTTGTCCAGCCCCGAGAACCCCCCGACCACTCCTGTGCACGGCACCGCGCGCGTGAAGCGCGGCATGGCCGAGATGCTCAAGGGCGGCGTGATCATGGACGTCGTCACGCCGGAGCAGGCCAAGATCGCCGAGGACGCCGGCGCGGTCGCGGTCATGGCGCTGGAGCGCGTGCCCGCCGACATCCGGGCCCAGGGCGGCGTGGCGCGCATGTCCGACCCCGACATGATCGACGGGATCATCGCCGCGGTCTCCATCCCCGTGATGGCCAAGACCCGCATCGGGCACTTCGTCGAGGCCCAGGTCGTGCAGAGCCTCGGCGTCGACTACATCGACGAGTCCGAGGTCCTCACCCCGGCCGACTACGCCCACCACATCGACAAGTGGCAGTTCACCGTGCCGTTCGTGTGCGGGGCGACCAACCTGGGCGAGGCGCTGCGCCGCATCACCGAGGGCGCGGCGATGATCCGCTCCAAGGGCGAGGCCGGCACCGGGGACGTCTCCAACGCCGTCACCCACATGCGCACGATCACCGCGGAGATCCGCCGCCTGAGCTCCCTGCGCCCCGACGAGCTGTACGTGGCCGCCAAGGAGCTCCAGGCGCCGTACGAGCTGGTCCGCGAGGTGGCCGAGGCCGGCCGCCTGCCCGTCGTCCTGTTCACCGCCGGCGGCATCGCGACCCCGGCCGACGCGGCGATGATGATGCAGCTCGGCGCGGACGGCGTCTTCGTCGGCTCCGGCATCTTCAAGTCCGGCAACCCGGCCCAGCGGGCCGAGGCGATTGTGAAGGCCACGACCTTCTACGACGACCCGGACGTTCTCGCGAAGGTCTCGCGCGGGCTCGGCGAGGCGATGGTCGGCATCAGCGTCGCCGACATCCCCGTGCCGCACCGGCTCGCCGAGCGGGGCTGGTGAGCCCGAACCCGGCCGGCGGACCCCGCATCGGGGTCCTCGCTCTGCAGGGTGACGTGCGCGAGCACGTCCGGATCCTGGACTCCCTCGGCGCCCGGGCGGTCCCCGTGCGCCGGGAGTCCGAGCTCGCCGCCGTCGACGGGCTGGTCCTCCCCGGCGGGGAGTCGACGACGATCGTCAAGCTGGCGGTCGCCTTCGATCTGCTCGAACCGCTACGGGCCGCGATCAAGGGCGGGCTGCCGGTCTACGGCTCGTGCGCCGGGATGATCCTGCTCGCCGATCGGCTCACCAACGGGGGAGGGGCGGACGGGATCGAGGGTCAGCCGACCATCGGCGGCCTGGACGTCCTCGTCCGGCGCAACGCCTTCGGTCGCCAGGTCGACTCGTTCGAGTCCGACCTCGAGGCCCCCGAGCTCCCCGAGCCGGAGCGTCCGTTCCGCGCCGTGTTCATCCGGGCGCCCTGGGTCGAGGAGGTCGGGCCGGACGTCACGGTCCTGGCCCGCGAACCCCGCGCCGATAGGATCGTCGCCGTCCGTCAGGGCGAGCTGATGGCCACGTCCTTCCACCCGGAACTGACCGGGGACGACCGCGTGCACCGGTACTTCGTCGACCTGGTGCGAACCAGCTGAGCCAACCGGGAGACGCAACATGTCGGGTCATTCCAAGTGGGCGACGACCAAGCACAAGAAGGCCGTCATCGACGCCCGCCGCGGAAAGATGTTCGCCAAGCTGATCAAGAACATCGAGGTCGCGGCCCGCACGGGTGGCGGTGACCCCGCCGGCAACCCGACGCTCTACGACGCCATCCAGAAGGCGAAGAAGTCCTCGGTTCCCAACGACAACATCGACCGCGCGGTCAAGCGCGGCTCCGGCGCCGAGGCCGGCGGCGCGGACTACCAGACGATCATGTACGAGGGCTACGGCCCGAACGGCGTCGCGGTGCTGATCGAGTGCCTCACCGACAACCGCAATCGCGCCGCCTCCGAGGTTCGCGTCGCGGTCACCCGCAACGGCGGGTCGATGGGCGACCCCGGGTCGGTGGCCTATCTGTTCTCCCGCAAGGGCGTCGTGATCGTGCCGAAGGGCTCGTTGACCGAGGATGACGTCCTCGGCGCGGTCCTCGACGCGGGCGCCGAGGAGGTCAACGACCTCGGCGAGGCGTTCGAGGTGATCAGCGAGGCGACGGACATGGTCGCGGTCCGCACCGCGCTCCAGGAGGCGGGGATCGACTACGACTCCGCCGACGCCAACTTCCTCCCGAGCATGACCATCCCGCTCGACGAGGACGGCGCCCGCAAGGTCTTCCGCCTGATCGAGGCCCTCGAGGATCTCGACGACGTCCAGAACGTCTACGCGAACTTCGACGTCAGCGACGACGTCCTCGCGCTGATCGACGCCTGACGCTTCCACCGCGCCGGTCTCGGCGCGTCGCCGCCGGAATCGGGGCGCCCGCCCCGTACCGTTGGTTCCGAACGTATGTTCGGGCAGTGTGTTCGGTGGCGTGTTCGGTGGCGGGAGGGACGTGCGCGTACTGGGGGTCGACCCGGGGCTGACCCGGTGCGGCATCGGTGTCGTCGACGGACAGCCGGGCCGGCCCATTTCGCTCGTCGACGTCGTCGTGGTCCGCACCCCGCCGACCGACGACATCGGCGCCCGGCTGCTCGGGGTCGAGCGCGAGCTGGAGCGCATGCTCACCACGCACCAGCCGGACGCGGTGGCCGTGGAGCGGGTGTTCAGCCAGCACAACGTGCGGACGGTGATGGGGACCGCCCAGGCCGGGGCGGTGGCGATCGTCGCCGCGGCCCGGCACGGGATCCCCGTCGCCCTGCACACCCCGAGCGAGGTCAAGGCCGCGGTCACCGGCAGCGGCCGGGCGGACAAGGACCAGGTCGGGGTCATGGTGACCCGCCTGCTGCGCCTCGACGCCGCTCCGAAGCCCGCCGACGCGGCCGACGCCCTCGCGCTCGCGATCTGCCACCTGTGGCGCGGCGCGGCCAATTCCCGCCTGTCGGCGGCGGCTGCGAAGGTGCCCGTGTCCCGACTGCCGAGGGGAACCAGATGATCAGCTTCGTCGCCGGGCGGGTCGCCGCCCTGGGCCCGGACGCCGCCGTGGTCGAGGTCGGGGGCATCGGGCTCTCACTGAGCTGCACACCGAACACGCTGGCGAACCTGCGGCTCGGGGAGCGCGCGCACCTGCCGGCCGCGCTCATCGTGCGGGAGGACTCGCTGACCCTGTTCGGCTTCGCCGACGAGGACGAGCGGGTCGTCTTCGAGCAGCTGATGTCGGTCAGTGGCGTCGGGCCGCGCCTGGCCCAGGCGATGCTCGCCGTCCACGACCCGGACGCGTTGCGCCGGGCGGTCTCCACCGAGGACCTCAACGCCCTGACGAAGGTGCCGGGCATCGGGCGCAAGGGCGCGCAGCGCATCGTGCTGGAGCTCAAGGACCGGCTCGGGCCGCCCCGCGGCGCTGCGGCGTCCGTGCCGGCGCAGGCCGGCCCGCCGGCGTCCGGCTGGCGCGAGCAGGTGCACGGTGCGCTGCTCAACCTCGGCTGGTCGGCGCGGGAGGCCGAGTCGGCGCTCGACGTCGTGCAGGCCGAGGCCGAGGAGACCGGCCTCGACACCACCTCGACCCAGGTCGCGGTGCTGCTGCGAATGGCGCTCAAGACGCTCGGCCGGGCCACCTGATGGCGCGTCAGAACCGTGACGACCTCGACGGGGCCGAGAACCTCGTCGCCGCCGAGGCGGCGATCGACGAGCAGGAGATCGAGGCGGCGCTGCGGCCGAAGCGGCTCGCGGAGTTCGTCGGCCAGCAGCGCGTCCGCGAACAGCTCTCGCTCGTCCTCGACGCCGCCAAGCTGCGCAACCGCCCGCCGGACCACCTGCTGCTCTCCGGCCCGCCCGGGCTGGGCAAGACGACGCTGGCGATGATCGTCGCCGCCGAGCTCGGCATGCCGCTGCGGGTCACCAGCGGCCCCGCCATCCAGCACGCCG of the Sporichthya polymorpha DSM 43042 genome contains:
- the ruvA gene encoding Holliday junction branch migration protein RuvA, coding for MISFVAGRVAALGPDAAVVEVGGIGLSLSCTPNTLANLRLGERAHLPAALIVREDSLTLFGFADEDERVVFEQLMSVSGVGPRLAQAMLAVHDPDALRRAVSTEDLNALTKVPGIGRKGAQRIVLELKDRLGPPRGAAASVPAQAGPPASGWREQVHGALLNLGWSAREAESALDVVQAEAEETGLDTTSTQVAVLLRMALKTLGRAT